One stretch of Microvirga lotononidis DNA includes these proteins:
- a CDS encoding DUF2243 domain-containing protein encodes MHSETSRPSAGFPVSAGIFFGLGLGGFFDGIVLHQLLQWHHLVTAAGYPPDSIENLKVNTFWDGLFHVLTYAFVAVGLGLLWRAARRTHISWSSKLLFGTLLIGFGLFNLVEGLVNHQILGLHHVNETVPREQWIYWDLGFLTWGAAMLVAGWLLLRSGRRETGSQLEVRRSQGHW; translated from the coding sequence ATGCACAGTGAGACGTCTCGTCCAAGCGCAGGCTTTCCCGTCTCAGCCGGCATCTTCTTCGGTCTCGGCCTCGGAGGGTTCTTCGACGGGATCGTCCTGCATCAGCTGCTTCAATGGCACCACCTCGTCACGGCTGCCGGCTACCCGCCCGACAGCATCGAGAACCTAAAGGTCAACACGTTCTGGGACGGGCTCTTCCACGTGCTCACCTACGCGTTCGTCGCCGTCGGCCTGGGGCTTCTCTGGCGGGCTGCGCGGCGCACCCACATCAGCTGGTCGAGCAAGCTGCTCTTCGGCACGCTGCTGATCGGCTTCGGGCTGTTCAATCTGGTCGAGGGGCTCGTCAACCATCAGATCCTCGGCCTCCACCACGTCAACGAGACCGTGCCCCGGGAGCAATGGATCTACTGGGACCTCGGTTTCCTGACCTGGGGCGCGGCCATGCTGGTTGCCGGGTGGCTCCTGCTGCGATCAGGCCGGCGCGAGACCGGATCGCAATTGGAAGTCAGACGCTCTCAAGGGCATTGGTAA
- a CDS encoding TRAP transporter large permease: MLASWELGNPELGVLMLGLFVVFIMFGFPIAFTLMALGFGFGYFAMGDIVFALVVQRAYSVMTNDTLVAIPLFVFMGYIIERANILDRLFHSIQIAVGGLPGSLAIATLVTCAMFATATGIVGAVVTLMGLLAFPAMLRAGYDIRLSAGVVCAGGCLGILIPPSVMLILYGATAGVSVPKLYAGALFPGLMLAGLYILYVLVRCALNPSLAPKIPAENRRYPLVKIVWSLGTSFFPLAVLMLSVLGAIFFGIATPTEAAAVGALGSLLLAAAYRSLTFGKLKESVILTARTSAMVCWLFVGSFIFSSIFAFLGGHQPIEQFVTHLNLSPFWFLIMTQVIIFVLGWPLEWTEIVVIFVPIFLPLLDNFGIDPVFFGVLIALNIQTSFLSPPVAMAPFYLKGIAPPHVNINDIFAGVMPFLLLVIVAMAMFYTFPEIGLWLPRYLYG; this comes from the coding sequence ATGCTGGCATCATGGGAGCTGGGGAATCCCGAGTTGGGCGTGCTGATGCTCGGCCTGTTCGTGGTTTTCATCATGTTCGGATTTCCTATCGCGTTCACGCTGATGGCGTTGGGCTTCGGCTTCGGCTACTTCGCCATGGGCGACATCGTCTTCGCGCTGGTTGTCCAGCGCGCCTATTCGGTGATGACGAACGATACGCTCGTGGCCATTCCGCTCTTCGTCTTCATGGGCTACATCATCGAACGGGCGAACATCCTCGACCGCCTGTTCCACTCGATCCAGATCGCCGTCGGCGGGCTGCCGGGTTCGCTCGCCATCGCGACCCTGGTGACCTGCGCCATGTTCGCCACCGCGACGGGCATCGTCGGCGCGGTCGTGACCCTCATGGGTCTTCTCGCCTTCCCGGCCATGCTGCGCGCCGGCTACGACATACGCCTGTCGGCCGGCGTGGTCTGCGCAGGCGGTTGTCTCGGCATCCTCATCCCGCCGAGCGTGATGCTGATCCTTTACGGCGCGACGGCGGGCGTGTCCGTGCCGAAGCTTTATGCAGGAGCCCTGTTTCCGGGCTTGATGCTCGCCGGGCTTTACATCCTCTATGTTCTGGTCCGCTGCGCCCTCAATCCGAGCCTCGCTCCGAAGATACCGGCGGAGAACCGGCGATATCCCCTTGTGAAGATCGTCTGGTCGCTGGGAACGTCGTTCTTTCCGCTCGCCGTGCTCATGCTTTCCGTCCTCGGCGCGATCTTCTTCGGCATCGCGACGCCGACGGAAGCCGCCGCCGTGGGCGCCCTCGGCAGTCTCCTGCTCGCGGCCGCATACCGCTCCCTCACCTTCGGCAAGCTCAAGGAATCGGTGATCCTCACCGCGCGCACATCGGCCATGGTGTGCTGGCTCTTCGTGGGTTCCTTCATCTTCTCGTCGATCTTCGCCTTTCTCGGCGGTCATCAGCCGATCGAGCAATTCGTCACGCATCTGAACCTGTCGCCCTTCTGGTTCCTGATCATGACGCAGGTGATCATCTTCGTGCTCGGCTGGCCGCTGGAATGGACGGAGATCGTCGTGATCTTCGTGCCGATCTTCCTGCCGCTCCTCGACAATTTCGGTATCGACCCGGTCTTCTTCGGCGTGCTGATCGCCCTCAACATCCAGACGTCGTTCCTGTCGCCGCCGGTCGCCATGGCGCCCTTCTATCTGAAGGGAATCGCGCCGCCTCACGTGAACATCAACGACATCTTCGCCGGCGTCATGCCGTTCCTGCTGCTCGTGATCGTCGCCATGGCGATGTTCTACACCTTTCCGGAAATCGGCCTCTGGCTGCCGCGCTATCTCTACGGCTGA
- a CDS encoding Hsp20 family protein — MSRQSPFGHPFLLGFDEIEQALDRVAKAAGDGYPPYNIERLARTEHAPERLRITLAVAGFTRDQLEVTLEENQLVIRGRQSDDKTRHFLHRGIAARQFQRTFLLVDGMEVMGADLSNGLLSIDLVRPEPERIIRKIDIIASDKV; from the coding sequence ATGTCGCGTCAGTCGCCCTTTGGGCATCCGTTCCTGTTAGGCTTCGATGAGATCGAGCAGGCGCTCGACCGTGTCGCTAAAGCGGCAGGAGACGGTTATCCGCCCTACAATATCGAGCGGCTGGCTCGCACCGAACACGCTCCCGAGCGCCTCCGCATCACCCTGGCCGTCGCCGGATTTACCCGGGACCAGCTGGAAGTGACCCTGGAGGAGAACCAGCTCGTCATCCGGGGGCGTCAGTCCGACGACAAGACAAGGCACTTCCTACATCGCGGCATCGCCGCCCGTCAGTTCCAGCGGACCTTCCTCCTTGTCGACGGCATGGAGGTCATGGGGGCGGACCTGTCCAACGGCCTGTTGTCGATCGATCTCGTCCGGCCCGAGCCGGAACGGATCATCCGCAAGATCGACATCATCGCATCGGACAAGGTGTGA
- a CDS encoding TRAP transporter substrate-binding protein, translated as MKKGHLSTSKSSSVSKQSRRRFLQVAGLGAAATIAAPQVSRAQTATWKFQSTWPNRDIFHEFCNDFAKRVNDMSGGRLKIDVLASGAIVPAFQLQDAVHAGILDGGHGVAAYWYGKNKAYALFGTGPSFGWDANSFLGWMNYGGGYDLYNELQNQILKLNIVGFLSGPMPAQPLGWFKSEVTSADAFKGLKYRTVGLAADLNRQLGAAVTILAGGEIVPALERGVIDGAEFNNPSSDLVLGFPDVSKILMLQSYHQSGETFELLFNKTKYDALAPELKAIVKYAAESESADMSWKALDRYSKDLEAIRARGVKVTKTPESVLQAQLDAWNKVIDEFSKDPFFKKVIDSQKAWVQRTYAYERLNEPSREMAYEHFFKAT; from the coding sequence GTGAAGAAAGGTCATTTGTCTACGTCAAAGTCTTCGAGCGTATCCAAGCAATCGCGTCGCCGGTTCCTGCAGGTTGCCGGCTTGGGAGCAGCGGCAACGATTGCGGCTCCCCAGGTATCCAGAGCCCAGACGGCCACATGGAAATTCCAATCGACTTGGCCGAACCGCGATATCTTCCACGAATTCTGTAACGACTTCGCCAAGCGCGTGAACGACATGTCCGGCGGGCGTCTGAAGATCGACGTTCTCGCCTCCGGCGCCATCGTTCCAGCCTTCCAGCTGCAGGATGCCGTCCATGCGGGCATTCTCGACGGCGGCCACGGTGTCGCCGCCTATTGGTACGGCAAGAACAAAGCCTACGCGCTGTTCGGCACCGGCCCGTCCTTCGGTTGGGACGCGAATTCCTTCCTCGGATGGATGAATTACGGTGGCGGCTACGATCTCTACAACGAGCTTCAGAACCAGATCCTGAAGCTCAACATCGTGGGCTTCCTCTCCGGTCCCATGCCGGCGCAGCCGCTCGGTTGGTTCAAGAGCGAGGTGACGTCCGCAGATGCCTTCAAGGGCCTGAAATACCGCACGGTGGGGCTGGCCGCAGACCTCAATCGCCAGCTCGGCGCCGCCGTCACCATTCTGGCCGGCGGCGAAATCGTTCCGGCGCTGGAGCGCGGCGTCATCGACGGCGCCGAGTTCAACAACCCGTCCTCGGACTTGGTGCTCGGCTTCCCCGACGTGTCGAAGATCCTGATGCTCCAGAGCTATCACCAATCGGGCGAGACCTTCGAGCTCCTCTTCAACAAGACGAAGTACGACGCGCTCGCGCCCGAATTGAAGGCCATCGTCAAATATGCCGCGGAGTCGGAATCCGCCGACATGTCCTGGAAGGCCCTCGACCGCTACTCGAAGGATCTTGAGGCCATCCGCGCCCGCGGCGTCAAGGTGACGAAGACACCGGAATCCGTGCTGCAGGCGCAGCTCGACGCCTGGAACAAGGTCATCGACGAGTTCTCGAAGGACCCGTTCTTCAAGAAAGTGATCGACAGCCAGAAGGCCTGGGTGCAGCGCACCTATGCCTATGAGCGGTTGAACGAACCGTCGCGCGAGATGGCCTACGAGCATTTCTTCAAGGCGACCTGA
- the argH gene encoding argininosuccinate lyase — MWGGRFSSSPSALMEAINASIGFDKRLASQDIQGSIAHSAMLAKQGIIAESDRDAIHQGLQRVLGEIESGSFTFSTALEDIHMNVESRLREIVGDPAARLHTARSRNDQVATDTRLWVREAHDRTDEQLTILIRALLDKAEAHAATVMPGFTHLQSAQPVTFGHHLMAYVEMFGRDRGRFRDSRKRLNECPLGAGALAGTSFPIDRHMTARALGFDGPTRNSLDTVSDRDSLLEFMAAASICAMHLSRLAEEIIIWMSAPFGFVKLPDRWTTGSSMMPQKRNPDAAELVRGKSGRVVGSLVSLLTVMKGLPLAYAKDTQEDKEPLFDAADTIEIVLAAMTGMIQDLEPVPERMAAVAGAGFSTATDLADWLVRSLNIPFRDAHHITGRIVSEAEKRSCTLEELPLEAMQAVEPKIHQGIYDVLGVENSVRSRTSFGGTSPVRVAEQVAWWRERV, encoded by the coding sequence ATGTGGGGCGGGCGATTCTCGTCTTCGCCCAGCGCGCTCATGGAAGCCATCAACGCCTCCATCGGCTTCGACAAGCGACTGGCTTCCCAGGACATCCAGGGCTCCATCGCCCACAGCGCCATGCTGGCCAAGCAGGGGATCATCGCCGAGAGCGACCGGGACGCGATCCATCAGGGGTTGCAACGGGTGCTGGGCGAGATCGAGTCCGGCTCCTTTACCTTCTCGACGGCGCTCGAAGACATCCACATGAACGTGGAAAGCAGGCTTCGCGAGATCGTCGGCGATCCGGCGGCCCGCCTGCACACGGCCCGCAGCCGCAACGACCAAGTCGCCACCGACACAAGACTCTGGGTGCGCGAGGCCCATGACCGGACGGACGAGCAGCTCACCATCCTGATCCGGGCGCTCCTCGACAAGGCCGAGGCCCATGCCGCCACCGTGATGCCGGGCTTCACCCATCTCCAGAGCGCGCAGCCGGTCACTTTCGGTCATCACCTGATGGCCTATGTGGAAATGTTCGGCCGCGACCGGGGCCGCTTCCGCGATTCCCGCAAGCGCCTGAACGAGTGCCCCCTGGGCGCCGGCGCTCTTGCCGGAACGTCCTTCCCCATCGACCGGCACATGACCGCCCGGGCGCTCGGCTTCGACGGGCCGACCCGCAATTCGCTGGATACCGTGTCCGACCGGGACAGCCTCCTGGAGTTCATGGCGGCGGCCTCCATCTGCGCCATGCACCTGTCGCGCCTGGCGGAAGAAATCATCATCTGGATGTCGGCGCCCTTCGGCTTCGTGAAGCTCCCCGACCGCTGGACCACCGGGTCCAGCATGATGCCGCAGAAACGCAATCCCGATGCTGCCGAGCTGGTGCGCGGCAAGAGCGGCCGCGTCGTCGGCTCGCTGGTGTCCCTGCTGACCGTGATGAAGGGCCTGCCGCTCGCCTACGCGAAGGACACGCAGGAGGACAAGGAGCCGCTCTTCGACGCGGCCGACACCATCGAGATCGTGCTCGCGGCCATGACCGGCATGATCCAGGACCTGGAGCCCGTGCCGGAGCGCATGGCGGCGGTCGCCGGCGCCGGGTTCTCCACGGCGACGGATCTCGCCGACTGGCTGGTGCGCAGCCTCAACATCCCCTTCCGCGATGCCCACCACATCACCGGCCGCATCGTCTCGGAGGCGGAGAAGCGCAGCTGCACCCTGGAGGAGCTCCCCCTGGAGGCCATGCAGGCCGTCGAGCCGAAGATCCACCAGGGCATCTACGACGTGCTGGGGGTCGAGAACTCCGTTCGCTCCCGCACGAGCTTCGGCGGCACCTCGCCCGTGCGCGTGGCCGAGCAGGTCGCCTGGTGGCGGGAGCGGGTCTGA
- a CDS encoding TRAP transporter small permease subunit — protein MRFAYLIDRINTFIGKAVAWSIVALTFAVCYEVFSRYVLRSPTEWAFDASYMLYGLLFMVAGPYALARNNHVRGDFLYRNWPPRRQAGLDLVLYVLFFFPGILAFIYAGLPFTQMSWMMNEHSMNSPNGPPIYPFKALIPIVGVLMAFQGLAELIRCIACLRNGDWPPRLHDVEETEKLILEQAEQEGLTKGTV, from the coding sequence ATGCGCTTTGCCTATCTCATCGACCGCATCAACACGTTCATCGGCAAAGCGGTCGCCTGGTCCATCGTCGCCCTGACCTTCGCCGTCTGCTACGAGGTGTTCTCGCGCTATGTGCTGCGCTCGCCCACGGAATGGGCCTTCGATGCGAGCTACATGCTCTACGGCCTGCTCTTCATGGTGGCCGGACCCTATGCCTTGGCCCGCAACAATCATGTGAGAGGCGATTTCCTCTATCGCAACTGGCCTCCCCGACGGCAAGCGGGACTGGATCTCGTGCTCTACGTCCTGTTCTTCTTTCCCGGCATCCTTGCGTTCATCTATGCCGGCCTGCCGTTCACGCAGATGTCCTGGATGATGAACGAGCATTCGATGAACTCGCCGAACGGGCCGCCGATCTATCCGTTCAAGGCGCTCATTCCCATCGTGGGCGTGTTGATGGCGTTCCAAGGGCTGGCGGAACTCATCCGCTGCATCGCGTGCCTGCGCAACGGCGATTGGCCCCCGCGCCTTCACGACGTGGAAGAAACGGAAAAGCTCATTCTCGAACAAGCCGAACAAGAAGGCCTTACGAAGGGGACTGTCTGA
- a CDS encoding AraC family transcriptional regulator has product MATIAPHDVQPQSFTVQLHPAPASQIIDEMVQAKRLDELENALNLISPQKFANASAGDHANGKLAFRGKAELGIFHAQIGRDIDVILEPEEADDRMAFVVASSGAGEFFFRGRTYSHSASRAIIMPSGSERAFRIAQETETMALLVSRVTMAECCAKLLGHDIPGFIDFEVSADLDTPAGRSWLRLLGYAEAQMSDPYSFVRHSPMAWRQFEQQLLTGFLLSQQHEYSQALLAPQAAAVPFYVRRAEAYIEAHFAEPLSLADIAAQAGVSARSLQNGFQSFRHITPMMFLRSVRLHRAHAALQAADPALVTVTEIALACGFRHVGEFGMAYRRVFGATPGQTLNKRR; this is encoded by the coding sequence ATGGCTACCATCGCGCCCCACGACGTCCAGCCCCAGAGCTTCACGGTCCAGCTCCATCCTGCGCCGGCCAGCCAGATCATCGACGAGATGGTGCAAGCGAAGCGGCTCGACGAGCTGGAGAACGCCCTCAATCTCATCTCTCCGCAGAAATTCGCAAATGCGTCGGCTGGCGATCATGCCAATGGGAAGCTCGCCTTCCGAGGCAAGGCCGAGCTCGGGATCTTTCATGCCCAGATCGGGCGGGACATCGACGTGATCCTGGAGCCGGAGGAGGCGGATGACCGGATGGCTTTCGTCGTGGCATCGTCGGGAGCAGGAGAGTTCTTCTTCAGGGGCAGGACCTATTCCCACTCGGCGAGCCGGGCCATCATCATGCCGTCCGGCTCGGAACGGGCATTTCGGATCGCGCAGGAAACGGAGACGATGGCGCTCCTCGTCAGCCGCGTGACAATGGCGGAATGCTGCGCCAAGCTCCTGGGTCATGACATTCCCGGCTTCATCGACTTCGAGGTCTCGGCCGATCTCGACACTCCGGCCGGGCGCAGCTGGCTGCGCCTGCTCGGCTATGCCGAGGCCCAGATGTCCGACCCCTATTCCTTCGTCCGGCACTCGCCGATGGCCTGGCGCCAGTTCGAGCAGCAGCTGCTCACCGGCTTCCTGCTCTCGCAGCAGCACGAATACTCGCAGGCTCTGCTCGCCCCGCAGGCGGCGGCGGTGCCGTTCTATGTCAGGCGCGCGGAGGCCTACATCGAGGCGCATTTCGCCGAGCCGCTGTCCCTGGCCGATATCGCCGCGCAGGCCGGGGTGAGCGCCAGGAGCCTGCAGAACGGGTTCCAGAGCTTCCGCCACATCACGCCGATGATGTTCCTGCGCTCCGTGCGGCTGCACCGGGCGCATGCGGCGTTGCAGGCGGCCGATCCGGCGCTGGTGACGGTGACGGAGATCGCGCTGGCCTGCGGCTTCCGGCATGTGGGCGAGTTCGGCATGGCCTATCGCCGCGTCTTCGGCGCCACCCCCGGCCAGACCCTCAACAAAAGGCGTTGA
- a CDS encoding BQ00720 family protein, with product MNFDIKNHSEPVLDIAELATLGLGQMAYVKPVESDEVARLFPQAPKLQPGMRLFALLSASGEPILLTDNHDAAVANAWAHDLTTVSLH from the coding sequence ATGAATTTCGATATCAAGAACCATTCCGAGCCGGTCCTCGACATTGCCGAGTTGGCGACCCTGGGCTTGGGCCAGATGGCCTATGTGAAGCCGGTCGAGTCCGACGAGGTCGCGCGGCTCTTCCCGCAGGCGCCGAAGCTCCAGCCCGGCATGCGCCTCTTCGCGCTCCTGTCCGCCAGCGGCGAGCCCATCCTGCTGACCGACAATCACGACGCGGCGGTCGCCAATGCCTGGGCGCACGACCTGACGACGGTAAGCCTCCACTGA
- a CDS encoding ABC transporter permease: protein MVSAVMNGGGGHVGALRSFLKKVVQFVIVLATTLLGLVAVTFFIGRVVPIDPVIAIVGDRAPAHVYERTRQELGLDRPLIEQFVIYVKKAATGDFGNSVLTTNPVMTDIINVFPATLELATLGTIIGVIVGIPLGVLAAVKRGSLLDQFVRVLGLVGYSVPIFWLGLMGLLLFYAKLGWVAGPGRIDVTYSYLYTPVTGIVLLDTAMQGQWDAFWDAVSHVLLPACLLGYFSLAYISRMTRSFMLNELAQEYVIAARVKGLSEMRVIWRHALRNAAVPLITVIALSYANLLEGSVLTETVFAWPGLGQYITNSLQNADMNAVLGGTLVIGTVFVLLNLVSDLLYRLLDPRTR from the coding sequence ATGGTTTCAGCAGTCATGAACGGGGGCGGAGGGCACGTCGGTGCCCTCCGCTCCTTCCTTAAAAAAGTCGTCCAGTTCGTCATCGTCCTGGCGACGACTCTCCTCGGCCTTGTCGCCGTCACCTTCTTCATCGGCCGCGTCGTTCCCATCGACCCCGTCATCGCCATCGTCGGCGATCGGGCGCCGGCCCATGTCTACGAGCGAACCCGTCAGGAACTCGGTCTCGACCGCCCCCTGATCGAGCAGTTCGTCATCTATGTGAAGAAGGCCGCGACCGGCGATTTCGGCAATTCCGTTCTCACCACGAACCCGGTGATGACCGATATCATCAACGTGTTCCCGGCGACGCTGGAACTCGCGACGCTCGGCACGATCATCGGTGTCATCGTGGGCATTCCTCTCGGCGTTCTCGCTGCCGTCAAGCGCGGCAGCCTCCTCGATCAGTTCGTGCGCGTCCTCGGCCTCGTCGGCTATTCGGTGCCGATCTTCTGGCTCGGCCTGATGGGCCTGCTGCTGTTCTACGCGAAACTCGGCTGGGTCGCGGGCCCGGGCCGAATCGACGTGACATATTCCTATCTCTATACGCCCGTCACCGGCATCGTTCTTCTGGACACGGCCATGCAGGGCCAGTGGGATGCCTTCTGGGATGCCGTCTCGCACGTCCTCCTGCCCGCCTGTCTGCTCGGCTATTTCTCGCTCGCCTATATCAGCCGCATGACGCGTTCCTTCATGCTCAACGAGCTGGCGCAGGAATACGTGATCGCCGCGCGGGTGAAGGGCCTGTCCGAGATGCGCGTGATCTGGCGCCATGCCCTGCGCAATGCGGCCGTTCCCCTCATCACAGTGATCGCCCTGTCCTATGCGAACCTGCTCGAAGGCTCCGTGCTCACGGAAACGGTCTTCGCATGGCCGGGCCTTGGCCAGTACATCACCAATTCCCTGCAGAACGCGGACATGAACGCGGTGCTCGGCGGAACCCTCGTGATCGGGACCGTCTTCGTGCTGCTCAATCTCGTGTCCGATCTGCTCTACCGCCTGCTCGATCCGAGGACCCGCTGA
- a CDS encoding ABC transporter substrate-binding protein translates to MKRLPKFLLSAAMVATMATSFSAVMAATPPDTLVQAWQSDDIISLDPAEVFEMNASEIIGNTYERLITYDIKDVSKISGQVAESWTVSPDGKTYTFKIKPNRKFASGNPITAEDVVYSLQRAVALDKSPAFILGQFGLTKDNMKDKIKQTGPLELTFEVDKPYAPTLVLYCLGNSVASIVDKKLLTQNEKDGDWGYNWLKTKYAGSGPYIMRDWKANEVLVLERNPNYEQKTPLARVIYRHIKETASQRLLLEKGDVDVARSLNPEEIAAVSKNPDITVQSAPKGTVYYLGLNQKNPNLAKPEVRQALKYLVDYQAIADTIMKSKGEVHQNFLPKGFLGAESNNPYKLDVAKAKELLAKAGLKDGFSVTMDTRSTAEITGVAQAMQATFAQAGIKLEILPMDSKQALTKYRARQHDIYIGNWGSDYQDPNSNADTFAANDDNSDNAKAKPLAWRNAWDPGPLTAKTRAAVMERDAEKRAQMYKELQKAVLDDGPFVIFLQQTEVAAVRKNVQNFVLGPSFSDNDVSQAKKN, encoded by the coding sequence ATGAAGCGACTTCCGAAATTCCTCCTATCCGCAGCCATGGTTGCCACGATGGCGACCTCCTTCTCCGCCGTGATGGCGGCGACCCCGCCGGACACCCTGGTCCAGGCCTGGCAAAGCGACGACATCATCTCGCTCGACCCAGCCGAGGTGTTCGAGATGAATGCATCCGAGATCATCGGCAACACCTATGAGCGCCTGATCACCTACGACATCAAGGACGTGTCCAAGATCTCCGGGCAGGTCGCCGAGTCCTGGACCGTGTCTCCGGACGGCAAGACCTACACGTTCAAGATCAAGCCCAACCGCAAGTTCGCCTCCGGCAACCCGATCACCGCCGAGGACGTGGTCTACTCCCTCCAGCGCGCCGTGGCGCTCGACAAGTCCCCCGCCTTCATCCTCGGCCAGTTCGGCCTGACGAAGGACAACATGAAGGACAAGATCAAGCAGACCGGCCCGCTTGAACTGACCTTCGAGGTCGACAAGCCTTACGCCCCGACCCTGGTGCTCTACTGCCTCGGTAACTCGGTCGCCTCCATCGTCGACAAGAAGCTGCTGACGCAGAACGAGAAGGACGGCGACTGGGGCTACAACTGGCTGAAGACCAAGTATGCAGGCTCCGGCCCCTACATTATGCGGGACTGGAAGGCGAACGAGGTCCTCGTTCTCGAGCGCAACCCGAACTACGAGCAGAAGACGCCGCTTGCCCGCGTGATCTACCGGCACATCAAGGAGACCGCGAGCCAGCGCCTGCTGCTCGAGAAGGGCGACGTCGATGTGGCCCGCAGCTTGAACCCCGAAGAGATCGCAGCCGTCTCCAAGAACCCGGACATCACGGTTCAAAGCGCTCCGAAGGGTACGGTCTATTATCTCGGCCTGAACCAGAAGAACCCGAACCTGGCCAAGCCCGAGGTTCGCCAGGCTCTGAAGTACCTGGTCGACTACCAGGCGATCGCCGACACGATCATGAAGAGCAAGGGTGAGGTTCACCAGAACTTCCTGCCCAAGGGCTTCCTCGGCGCCGAGAGCAACAATCCGTACAAGCTCGACGTCGCCAAGGCCAAGGAGCTTCTCGCCAAGGCCGGACTGAAGGACGGCTTCTCCGTGACCATGGACACCCGTTCCACGGCGGAGATCACGGGCGTCGCTCAGGCCATGCAGGCGACTTTTGCCCAGGCCGGCATCAAGCTCGAAATCCTGCCGATGGATTCCAAGCAGGCCCTGACCAAGTACCGTGCCCGCCAGCACGATATTTATATCGGCAACTGGGGCTCGGATTATCAGGACCCGAACTCCAACGCCGACACCTTCGCGGCGAACGACGACAACTCGGACAACGCGAAGGCCAAGCCGCTCGCTTGGCGCAATGCCTGGGATCCGGGTCCGCTGACCGCCAAGACCCGCGCCGCCGTGATGGAGCGTGATGCCGAGAAGCGCGCGCAGATGTACAAAGAGCTGCAGAAGGCGGTTCTCGACGATGGTCCGTTCGTGATCTTCCTGCAGCAGACTGAAGTCGCGGCCGTGCGCAAGAACGTACAGAACTTCGTTCTCGGCCCGTCGTTCAGCGACAACGATGTGTCCCAAGCGAAGAAGAACTGA
- a CDS encoding O-succinylhomoserine sulfhydrylase has translation MTSPQHPDYRLETRLVHEGHQRTPFGETSEALFLTQGFVYESAESAERRFLNEEPGYSYSRYSNPTVDAFEQRIASLEGAEAARATASGMAAVTAAMVGQVQAGDHVVAARALFGSCRWVVEDFLPRFGVGCTLVDGQDLDQWRAAVRPETKAFLLETPTNPGLDVIDIAGVAAIAHEAGATLTVDNVFATPLFQKPLALGADCVVYSATKHIDGQGRCLGGVILASTEFIETKVQQFLRMTGPSISPFNAWVLLKGLETLPLRVERQTVTAGYLADALHDHPKLQRLIYPGRPDHPQADLIRRQMSGASTMIALDVKGGKAGAFQFLNALRLVRISNNLGDAKSLVTHPATTTHQRFTPQQRAEMNIPDGLVRLSVGLEHRDDLLADLTNALESV, from the coding sequence ATGACCTCGCCGCAGCACCCCGATTACCGCCTCGAAACCCGCCTCGTTCACGAGGGCCACCAACGCACGCCCTTCGGCGAGACGTCGGAGGCGCTCTTCCTGACGCAGGGCTTCGTCTATGAGAGCGCGGAAAGCGCCGAACGGCGCTTCCTGAACGAGGAGCCCGGCTACAGTTACAGCCGCTATTCCAATCCCACGGTCGATGCCTTCGAGCAGCGCATCGCATCCCTGGAAGGAGCCGAGGCGGCGCGGGCGACTGCGAGCGGCATGGCCGCCGTGACGGCCGCCATGGTCGGGCAGGTCCAGGCCGGCGACCATGTGGTGGCGGCGCGGGCGCTCTTCGGGTCCTGCCGGTGGGTGGTGGAGGATTTCCTGCCTCGCTTCGGCGTTGGCTGTACCCTCGTCGATGGACAGGACCTCGACCAGTGGCGCGCGGCGGTCCGGCCGGAGACGAAGGCCTTTCTGCTTGAAACGCCGACCAATCCGGGCTTGGACGTCATCGATATCGCGGGTGTGGCCGCCATTGCCCACGAGGCCGGCGCGACGCTGACCGTCGACAACGTCTTCGCCACGCCCCTCTTCCAGAAGCCCCTGGCCCTCGGGGCCGATTGCGTCGTCTATTCCGCAACGAAACACATCGACGGACAGGGCCGATGTCTGGGCGGCGTGATCCTGGCCTCGACCGAGTTCATCGAGACCAAGGTTCAGCAGTTCCTGCGCATGACAGGACCTTCCATATCGCCTTTCAATGCCTGGGTTCTCCTGAAGGGCCTGGAGACGCTTCCCCTGCGGGTCGAGAGGCAGACGGTCACGGCCGGCTATCTCGCGGATGCGCTCCACGACCACCCCAAGCTCCAGCGGCTGATCTACCCGGGACGCCCCGACCATCCCCAGGCGGACCTGATCCGGCGCCAGATGAGCGGCGCCTCCACGATGATCGCCCTCGACGTAAAGGGCGGAAAAGCCGGGGCTTTCCAATTCCTGAACGCTCTCCGGCTCGTCCGGATCTCGAACAATCTGGGCGATGCGAAAAGCCTCGTCACCCATCCGGCGACAACGACCCACCAGCGATTCACCCCGCAGCAGCGGGCAGAGATGAACATCCCGGACGGCCTCGTGCGCCTGTCGGTCGGGCTGGAACATCGTGATGACTTACTGGCAGATCTTACCAATGCCCTTGAGAGCGTCTGA